A single genomic interval of Bradyrhizobium japonicum USDA 6 harbors:
- a CDS encoding type 1 glutamine amidotransferase, whose amino-acid sequence MARITIIETGQVPQKYREQHGSFPDMFERMVRAEDPTATVDVVSIPNGDALPDPSKLEAVLITGAAAGVYDGLDWIAPLEDFVRTAYANKTPMVGVCFGHQLIAQALGGTVQKSEKGWGIGRHVYQVLPENGVVEGEAVAIAASHQDQVVEPPIDALTILSSEFTPHAGLLYANGTTLTVQPHPEFDVGFAQVCCELRDGKAPEDVVATARESLAEPMDSAKLGGAITRFLARRAAP is encoded by the coding sequence ATGGCACGCATCACCATCATCGAGACCGGACAAGTCCCACAGAAATACCGCGAGCAGCATGGCTCGTTTCCCGACATGTTCGAACGCATGGTCCGCGCCGAGGACCCGACGGCCACGGTGGACGTCGTCAGCATCCCCAATGGCGATGCGCTGCCCGATCCGAGCAAGCTCGAGGCCGTGCTGATCACCGGTGCTGCCGCCGGCGTCTATGACGGGCTCGACTGGATCGCGCCGCTGGAAGATTTCGTACGCACGGCTTACGCCAACAAGACGCCGATGGTCGGCGTCTGCTTCGGCCATCAACTGATCGCGCAGGCGCTCGGCGGCACCGTGCAGAAGTCGGAGAAGGGCTGGGGCATCGGCCGGCACGTCTATCAGGTGCTGCCCGAGAACGGCGTCGTCGAAGGCGAAGCGGTCGCGATCGCCGCCTCGCATCAGGACCAGGTGGTCGAGCCGCCCATCGATGCGCTGACGATCCTCTCGTCCGAATTCACCCCGCATGCCGGCCTGCTCTACGCCAACGGCACCACGCTGACCGTGCAGCCGCATCCGGAATTCGACGTGGGGTTCGCGCAAGTGTGCTGCGAGCTGCGCGACGGCAAGGCGCCGGAGGATGTCGTTGCGACCGCGAGGGAGTCGCTCGCGGAGCCAATGGACAGCGCGAAGCTGGGTGGGGCAATCACGCGGTTTCTGGCGCGGCGCGCGGCGCCGTAG
- a CDS encoding N-carbamoyl-D-amino-acid hydrolase has translation MVRVLRAAAAQMGPTQKADTREHTLARMLDMLEQAAGRGASLVVFPELAFTTFFPRWLLEGDALDHYFERGMPNPAVAKLFDRARALRVGFYVGYAELTPDGRRYNCAILVDRDGEILGRYRKVHLPGSVEPREGARYQQLEKRYFEYGDLGFPAFRAGSAWAHAIMGMMICNDRRWPESWRVLGLQGVELVCIGYNSAAYDPNGGVTEDASLRTFHSTLVTQANAYMNATWAISVAKAGEEDGSGLIGGSCIVDPNGRIVAQAQTLADEVIVADIDLDLCRQGKDKMFNFAAHRRPEQYRVITERAGVIEPAVLDAD, from the coding sequence TTGGTTCGTGTCCTTCGCGCCGCCGCCGCTCAGATGGGGCCGACGCAAAAAGCCGATACGCGCGAGCATACGCTGGCGCGGATGCTCGACATGCTGGAGCAGGCCGCCGGCCGCGGCGCCAGCCTCGTGGTGTTTCCCGAGCTTGCCTTCACCACCTTCTTCCCGCGCTGGCTGCTCGAAGGCGACGCGCTCGACCATTATTTCGAGCGCGGCATGCCGAACCCAGCGGTGGCAAAGCTGTTCGACCGTGCGCGCGCGCTGCGCGTCGGCTTCTATGTCGGCTATGCCGAGCTGACGCCGGACGGCCGCCGCTACAATTGCGCGATCCTGGTCGATCGCGACGGCGAGATCCTCGGCCGCTATCGCAAGGTGCATCTGCCGGGCTCGGTCGAGCCGCGCGAGGGCGCACGCTACCAGCAGCTCGAGAAGCGCTATTTCGAATATGGCGACCTCGGCTTTCCAGCCTTCCGCGCCGGATCGGCCTGGGCGCATGCGATCATGGGCATGATGATCTGCAACGACCGCCGCTGGCCGGAATCCTGGCGCGTGCTCGGCCTGCAAGGCGTTGAGCTCGTCTGCATCGGCTACAATTCGGCCGCCTATGATCCCAATGGCGGCGTCACCGAAGACGCGTCCTTGCGCACCTTCCACTCGACGCTGGTGACGCAGGCCAACGCCTACATGAACGCGACCTGGGCGATCTCGGTGGCGAAGGCGGGTGAGGAGGACGGCTCCGGGCTGATCGGCGGCTCCTGCATCGTCGATCCCAACGGCCGCATCGTCGCGCAAGCCCAGACTTTGGCCGACGAGGTGATCGTCGCCGATATCGATCTCGATCTCTGCCGCCAGGGCAAGGACAAGATGTTCAACTTCGCCGCCCACCGGCGGCCGGAGCAATACAGGGTGATCACCGAACGCGCCGGCGTCATCGAGCCGGCCGTTCTCGACGCGGACTGA
- a CDS encoding amino acid ABC transporter ATP-binding protein: MTKPLVAIRSVSKSFGEFQALRSVSLDVWPGEVMCLIGASGSGKTTLLRCINQLAAIDAGGIWLDGELLGVREQSGKLYRLSEREIGRQRLKTGMVFQRFNLFPHKTALENITEGPLQVQGRKSDEVRAEALELLRRVGLSAKADWYPAQLSGGQQQRVAIARALAMKPMLMLFDEPTSALDPELVGEVLAVMKELATSGMTMMVVTHELGFAREVADRVVYMDQGAIVEQGRASDVLGAPREERTKAFLSAVI; the protein is encoded by the coding sequence ATGACAAAGCCCCTCGTTGCGATCCGCTCCGTCAGCAAGAGCTTTGGAGAGTTCCAGGCTCTCAGAAGCGTCTCGCTCGACGTCTGGCCCGGCGAGGTGATGTGCCTGATCGGCGCCTCCGGCTCCGGCAAGACCACGCTGCTCCGCTGCATCAATCAGCTCGCCGCGATCGATGCCGGCGGCATCTGGCTCGACGGCGAGCTGCTGGGCGTGCGCGAGCAAAGCGGCAAGCTCTATCGTCTCAGCGAGCGGGAGATCGGGCGGCAGCGGCTGAAGACCGGCATGGTGTTCCAGCGCTTCAACCTGTTTCCGCACAAGACCGCGCTGGAGAATATCACCGAAGGTCCACTTCAGGTGCAGGGGCGCAAATCCGACGAGGTGCGCGCGGAGGCGCTCGAACTGCTCCGGCGCGTCGGATTGTCCGCCAAGGCGGATTGGTATCCCGCGCAGCTCTCCGGCGGCCAGCAGCAGCGCGTGGCGATTGCGCGCGCGCTCGCCATGAAGCCGATGCTGATGTTGTTCGACGAGCCGACCAGCGCGCTCGATCCGGAACTCGTCGGCGAGGTGCTCGCGGTCATGAAGGAGCTGGCGACGAGCGGCATGACCATGATGGTGGTGACGCACGAGCTCGGCTTCGCGCGCGAGGTCGCCGACCGCGTCGTCTACATGGATCAGGGCGCGATCGTCGAGCAGGGGCGCGCCTCGGACGTATTGGGTGCGCCGCGCGAGGAGCGCACCAAGGCATTTCTTTCGGCAGTGATCTGA
- a CDS encoding c-type cytochrome, giving the protein MSGKMRILASLVVIAIVVAALGVWIIRGPGPLDFAGGTKVALADYRAGKPTGVPAKLEKASLVERGEYLAKAADCMVCHTKPGEKEYSGGLGFKLPFGTLYSTNITPDKDTGIGNYSDQDFLNAVQRGTRHDGARLYPAMPYTSYTYMTDEDVLAVKAYLFSLPAVRAKAPDNTLSFPFNQRWAMIFWSAVFNPDTRFAPDTSKSPEWNRGAYLAEALAHCGECHTPRNLGFALDNRKKFSGAITAGWRAFNISSDKATGLGNWRDEDLISYLSLGHAPGHGSASGPMGEAVDRSFSQFAPEDIRAVVAYLRSVPPVASPDLPATTAPAAPASHKDGVTADARGKKVFASACASCHGWSGESPVSPMATLTGTWAVNDPAATNVAQIVLSGTKRHTPDGALSMPAFGDAYSDDEIAAVANYVTARFGTKGSKLTAKDVAELREQTAE; this is encoded by the coding sequence ATGAGCGGCAAGATGCGTATCCTCGCAAGCCTGGTCGTGATCGCCATCGTGGTGGCGGCGCTCGGCGTCTGGATCATCCGCGGGCCCGGCCCCCTCGACTTCGCCGGCGGCACCAAAGTGGCGCTGGCGGATTATCGCGCAGGCAAGCCGACCGGCGTACCGGCCAAGCTGGAGAAAGCGAGTCTGGTCGAGCGCGGCGAGTATCTCGCGAAGGCGGCCGACTGCATGGTCTGCCACACCAAGCCCGGCGAGAAGGAATATTCCGGCGGGCTCGGCTTCAAGCTGCCGTTCGGCACGCTCTATTCGACCAACATCACGCCGGACAAGGACACCGGCATCGGCAATTACAGCGACCAGGATTTCCTCAACGCGGTCCAGCGCGGCACGCGTCATGACGGCGCGCGGCTCTATCCGGCCATGCCCTACACGTCCTACACCTACATGACGGACGAGGACGTGCTGGCGGTGAAGGCGTATCTGTTCAGCCTGCCGGCGGTGCGCGCGAAAGCGCCCGACAACACGCTGTCGTTCCCGTTCAACCAGCGCTGGGCGATGATCTTCTGGTCGGCCGTGTTCAATCCGGACACGCGCTTCGCGCCGGATACCTCGAAGAGCCCGGAGTGGAACAGAGGTGCGTATCTCGCCGAAGCGCTGGCGCATTGCGGCGAGTGCCACACGCCGCGCAATCTCGGCTTTGCGCTCGACAACCGCAAGAAGTTCAGCGGCGCGATCACGGCGGGCTGGCGCGCCTTCAACATCTCCTCCGACAAGGCCACCGGCCTCGGCAATTGGCGCGACGAGGACCTGATCTCGTATCTGTCGCTCGGCCACGCACCGGGCCACGGCTCGGCCTCGGGTCCGATGGGCGAAGCGGTCGATCGCAGCTTCAGCCAGTTCGCCCCCGAAGACATCCGCGCGGTCGTCGCCTATCTGCGCAGCGTGCCGCCGGTGGCCTCGCCCGACCTGCCTGCCACCACGGCGCCGGCCGCGCCCGCCTCGCACAAGGACGGCGTCACGGCCGACGCACGCGGCAAGAAGGTGTTCGCCAGCGCCTGCGCCAGCTGCCACGGCTGGAGCGGCGAAAGCCCGGTCTCGCCGATGGCGACGCTGACCGGCACCTGGGCCGTCAACGACCCCGCCGCCACCAACGTCGCGCAGATCGTGCTGTCAGGCACCAAGCGACATACGCCCGACGGCGCGCTCTCGATGCCGGCCTTCGGCGATGCGTATAGCGACGACGAAATCGCGGCGGTGGCGAACTACGTCACGGCGCGGTTCGGCACCAAGGGCTCGAAGCTGACGGCGAAGGACGTCGCCGAGCTGCGGGAGCAGACGGCGGAGTAG
- a CDS encoding IS5 family transposase has translation MAVKRTGQPSFVEALMPKGAGANAALDRLAGLVKWYRFEKLIGHLRDEGSPGRPGYPVLVLFRAVLLQSLYGLSERELEEALGDRLSFKRFVGLSLEDATPDHTVLNRFRNQLVEQGLLEKLFGELDRQLENAGVILKRGTMLDATLIQAVSAPPKEDRPSNDPDARFAKRQGKSGSTFGYKAHVGVDEGSGLIRAVLTTPANVNDTTPADALIRGDEAAVWADAAYDTHARRARLKAEGKKPRIARRPNRHHPELPPRLKRYNLLIARRRAQVETTFATLKRRMRLTCIRYVGLIKATGQVVLAAIAFNMRRWATIAA, from the coding sequence ATGGCGGTCAAGCGGACGGGACAGCCGAGCTTTGTGGAAGCGCTGATGCCGAAGGGGGCCGGCGCCAATGCGGCGCTGGATCGGCTGGCTGGCCTGGTCAAGTGGTACCGGTTCGAGAAGCTGATCGGCCATTTGCGGGATGAAGGGAGCCCCGGTCGACCAGGCTATCCGGTGTTGGTGCTGTTTCGTGCTGTGCTGTTGCAGTCGCTGTATGGTCTTTCGGAGCGCGAACTCGAGGAAGCGCTGGGCGACCGGTTGTCGTTCAAGCGCTTCGTCGGTTTGAGCCTTGAGGATGCGACGCCCGACCACACGGTCCTGAACCGCTTCCGGAACCAGCTCGTTGAACAGGGCCTGCTGGAGAAGCTGTTTGGCGAATTGGATCGTCAGCTTGAGAATGCTGGCGTGATCCTCAAGCGCGGCACGATGCTGGATGCGACCTTGATCCAGGCAGTCTCGGCTCCGCCCAAGGAGGATCGCCCCTCAAACGACCCTGATGCCCGGTTTGCCAAACGGCAGGGCAAAAGCGGCTCGACCTTCGGTTACAAGGCCCATGTGGGTGTGGACGAAGGATCCGGCTTGATCCGCGCGGTGCTGACCACACCCGCTAACGTCAACGATACGACACCTGCGGACGCTTTGATCCGGGGCGATGAAGCTGCGGTGTGGGCCGATGCGGCTTACGACACCCATGCCCGACGGGCCCGGCTGAAGGCGGAGGGCAAGAAACCCCGCATCGCTCGTCGGCCCAACAGACATCATCCGGAACTGCCGCCCAGGCTCAAACGCTACAACCTCCTCATCGCGCGCCGCCGAGCCCAGGTCGAGACCACCTTCGCTACTCTCAAACGCCGCATGCGGCTGACCTGCATCCGCTACGTCGGTCTGATCAAGGCGACCGGGCAAGTCGTGCTCGCCGCGATCGCCTTCAACATGAGGCGGTGGGCCACAATCGCCGCGTGA
- a CDS encoding ABC transporter substrate-binding protein, giving the protein MIRLSLSLGLAILATVTSAQAAELPAEIKQAGVLKLTVNSTYAPMEYRDPATNELVGLDVDLANELAKRLGVKIVWSETPFAELIPSLQTRRADFIISGISDRASRRETADFVDYLATGPQFFVMADNAAKDATDLCGKKVGTTRSTSFPVEIEKWSKQNCEPASKPAIQYVPGENSIDVRNQLKQGRIDAAVQGSETLPYAQTQEPGKYRVVGEPFAKGYQGIMFRKDDAALREVVTEKLTAMIADGAYKAVLDKWGLGANAVAQPMLNAAPQ; this is encoded by the coding sequence ATGATACGCCTCTCGCTCTCTCTCGGTCTCGCAATACTGGCTACCGTAACGTCGGCGCAAGCGGCGGAGCTTCCGGCGGAGATCAAGCAGGCTGGCGTGCTAAAACTCACGGTCAACTCCACCTACGCGCCGATGGAATATCGCGATCCCGCCACCAACGAGCTCGTCGGGCTCGACGTCGATCTGGCCAACGAACTTGCCAAGCGGCTTGGCGTAAAAATCGTCTGGAGCGAGACCCCGTTCGCCGAGCTGATCCCGTCGCTCCAGACCAGGCGCGCGGACTTCATCATCTCTGGCATCTCCGACCGCGCCTCGCGGCGCGAGACCGCCGATTTCGTCGACTACCTCGCGACCGGCCCGCAGTTCTTCGTGATGGCGGACAATGCGGCCAAGGACGCGACGGATCTCTGCGGCAAGAAGGTCGGCACCACCCGCAGCACCAGCTTTCCGGTCGAGATCGAGAAGTGGAGCAAGCAGAACTGCGAGCCGGCCAGCAAGCCGGCGATTCAGTACGTCCCCGGCGAGAACTCGATCGACGTCCGCAACCAGCTCAAGCAGGGCCGCATCGACGCCGCAGTGCAGGGCAGCGAGACGCTGCCTTACGCGCAGACGCAGGAGCCCGGCAAATACCGCGTCGTCGGCGAGCCCTTCGCCAAAGGCTATCAGGGCATCATGTTCCGCAAGGACGATGCGGCCTTGCGCGAGGTCGTGACGGAGAAGCTCACGGCGATGATCGCCGACGGCGCCTACAAGGCCGTCCTCGACAAATGGGGCCTAGGGGCCAACGCGGTGGCCCAGCCCATGCTGAACGCGGCACCGCAATGA
- a CDS encoding (2Fe-2S)-binding protein, protein MATTLTINGETKSFDAPPEMPLLWVLRDILGMTGTKFGCGVAQCGACTVHVDGKAVRSCVLPVSAVANRAITTIEAVGNTPSGAKVQKAWLDAEVIQCGYCQSGQIMAAAALLATTPHPDDSDIDAAMAGNICRCGTYVRIREAIKQAANGRQS, encoded by the coding sequence ATGGCAACAACTCTCACCATCAACGGCGAAACCAAATCGTTCGACGCGCCACCGGAAATGCCGCTGCTGTGGGTGCTGCGCGACATACTCGGCATGACCGGCACCAAGTTCGGCTGCGGCGTCGCGCAATGCGGCGCCTGCACGGTGCATGTCGACGGCAAGGCGGTGCGGTCCTGCGTGCTGCCGGTCAGCGCGGTCGCAAACCGCGCCATCACCACCATCGAGGCCGTCGGCAACACGCCCTCGGGTGCGAAGGTGCAGAAGGCCTGGCTCGATGCCGAAGTGATCCAGTGCGGCTATTGCCAGTCAGGCCAGATCATGGCCGCGGCCGCACTGCTCGCGACAACGCCGCACCCTGATGATTCCGACATCGACGCCGCGATGGCCGGCAACATCTGCCGCTGCGGCACCTACGTGCGCATCCGCGAGGCCATCAAGCAAGCGGCCAACGGCCGGCAGTCGTGA
- a CDS encoding xanthine dehydrogenase family protein molybdopterin-binding subunit, protein MNAHNNVSRRTLLTGGLATGVLLAFHLPLRAAANEPVQRDVTDGKFAPNAFIRIDETGRTILMMPQVEMGQGTYTSISAVIAEELDADWSKVEVQHAPPNDKLYANPTFGLQVTGNSNSIRAWWLPLRKAGATARAMLVQAAASQWGVDPASCTASKGEVAHAASGRKLGYGTLALAAQGQTPPKDVAIKDPKDFVLIGQPLKRLDTPDKVNGKALYGIDAILPGMKIAAIANCPVFGGKVGKVDDSAAVKVAGVRKIVVLDDAVAVIGDHMWAAKKGLEALKIEWNEGPNAKISTRDIWDDLRKASEKDGAVAKSDGDIAKALASGDRFEAAYELPFLAHASMEPINATVHVRPDACEIWTGTQIMTRVQSEAAKAAGLPVDKVIVNQHLLGGGFGRKLEPDMVVAAVKIAKQVDYPVKVVWTREEDIQHDVYRPVYRDQITASLVDGKIAGWKYKVAGSAVLARWLPPAFQKGIDIDAIDAAVDAPYDFANFHVEYVRAEPPAVPTGFWRGVGPNNNVFAVECAMDELARKAGKDPIEFRKSMLTKNPRMLAVLSQVAEKSGWGQKLPPRVGRGICVQPSFASFIATVVEAEIDDIGEITLRRITSVVDTGIAVNPDTVKAQIEGGLIFGLTAALYGEITIDKGRVQQSNFHDYRMMRINETPKIEVTVVKSGEAPGGIGEAGVNAGPPALRNAIYAATGVALRRLPIDRKLLAAGKKA, encoded by the coding sequence ATGAATGCACACAACAACGTCTCCCGCCGCACGCTTCTGACCGGCGGTCTCGCCACCGGTGTCCTGCTCGCCTTCCATCTGCCGCTGCGCGCCGCCGCCAACGAGCCGGTGCAGCGCGATGTGACCGACGGCAAGTTCGCGCCCAACGCCTTCATCCGGATCGACGAGACCGGCCGCACCATCCTGATGATGCCGCAGGTCGAGATGGGCCAGGGTACCTACACCTCGATCTCGGCCGTGATCGCCGAAGAGTTGGATGCCGACTGGAGCAAGGTCGAGGTCCAGCACGCCCCGCCGAACGACAAGCTCTATGCCAATCCGACCTTCGGTCTCCAGGTCACCGGCAACTCGAACTCGATTCGCGCCTGGTGGCTGCCGCTGCGCAAGGCCGGCGCCACCGCCCGCGCGATGCTGGTGCAGGCCGCGGCCAGCCAGTGGGGCGTCGATCCCGCAAGCTGCACGGCATCGAAGGGCGAGGTCGCGCATGCCGCGAGCGGGCGCAAGCTCGGCTATGGCACGCTGGCGCTTGCAGCCCAAGGCCAGACGCCGCCGAAGGATGTTGCCATCAAGGATCCCAAGGATTTCGTTCTCATCGGCCAGCCGCTGAAGCGGCTCGATACGCCTGACAAGGTCAATGGCAAGGCGCTCTACGGCATCGACGCGATCCTGCCCGGCATGAAGATTGCCGCGATCGCCAATTGCCCGGTGTTCGGCGGCAAGGTCGGCAAGGTCGACGACAGCGCCGCGGTGAAAGTCGCCGGCGTGCGCAAGATCGTCGTGCTCGACGACGCCGTTGCCGTGATCGGCGATCACATGTGGGCGGCGAAGAAAGGTCTCGAAGCGCTCAAGATCGAGTGGAACGAGGGGCCGAACGCCAAAATCAGCACCAGGGACATCTGGGACGACCTGCGCAAGGCCAGCGAGAAGGACGGGGCGGTCGCAAAATCCGACGGCGACATCGCCAAGGCTCTCGCCAGCGGCGACAGGTTCGAGGCGGCCTACGAGCTGCCGTTCCTCGCGCACGCCTCGATGGAGCCGATCAACGCCACCGTCCACGTCAGGCCGGATGCCTGCGAGATCTGGACCGGCACACAGATCATGACCCGCGTGCAGTCGGAGGCCGCCAAAGCCGCCGGCCTTCCCGTCGACAAGGTGATCGTCAACCAGCATTTGCTCGGCGGCGGTTTCGGCCGCAAGCTCGAGCCGGACATGGTGGTCGCGGCGGTCAAGATCGCCAAGCAGGTCGACTATCCCGTGAAGGTGGTGTGGACCCGCGAAGAGGACATCCAGCACGACGTCTATCGCCCGGTCTATCGCGACCAGATCACGGCATCGCTGGTCGACGGCAAGATCGCAGGCTGGAAGTACAAGGTCGCGGGCTCCGCCGTGCTGGCGCGCTGGCTGCCGCCGGCGTTCCAGAAGGGCATCGACATCGACGCGATCGACGCCGCCGTGGATGCGCCCTACGACTTCGCCAACTTCCATGTCGAATATGTCCGCGCCGAGCCGCCGGCGGTGCCGACCGGCTTCTGGCGTGGCGTCGGCCCGAACAACAACGTATTCGCAGTCGAATGCGCGATGGACGAGCTCGCGCGCAAGGCAGGCAAGGATCCGATCGAATTCCGGAAGTCCATGCTGACCAAGAACCCGCGCATGCTCGCGGTGCTCAGCCAGGTCGCCGAAAAATCCGGCTGGGGCCAGAAGCTGCCGCCGCGCGTCGGCCGCGGCATCTGCGTGCAGCCGTCCTTCGCAAGCTTCATCGCAACCGTGGTGGAAGCCGAGATCGACGACATCGGCGAGATCACGCTGCGCCGCATCACCTCGGTGGTCGACACCGGCATTGCGGTCAACCCCGACACGGTGAAGGCGCAGATCGAGGGCGGACTGATCTTCGGGCTCACCGCCGCGCTCTATGGCGAGATCACCATCGACAAGGGCCGCGTGCAGCAGTCGAACTTCCACGACTACCGCATGATGCGCATCAACGAGACGCCGAAGATCGAGGTCACCGTGGTCAAGAGCGGCGAGGCGCCCGGCGGCATCGGCGAAGCCGGCGTCAATGCCGGACCACCGGCGCTGCGCAACGCGATTTACGCCGCAACCGGCGTGGCGCTGCGGCGCCTGCCGATCGACCGGAAACTTCTGGCTGCGGGGAAGAAGGCATGA
- a CDS encoding LysR family transcriptional regulator: MNLRQLEILRAVIRHRTTVAAADELALSQPAVSNALKTMETQAGFALFERVNNRLFPTAEAMALYKESEAIFALHAKLENRVRDLRENRSGHLALVATPPLAYSIIPSALSSFLRRRPETRVFFDVRRYEGIIEGVLSRVAELGFALGLTHHPGIAHEVVHTGEMVCVLPPRHPLADKPVISAADLSGMPFIGLERGTRLGEAVRDSFARAGAPFQPTVEVRYCNTACVLAAAGVGAAVVDPFSPRQNGGSGLVVRPFTPTTHAVAYMLWSEAEPLSRLAKAFLNEVRKESALLERTAPHQQHGAESD, encoded by the coding sequence ATGAACCTGCGTCAGCTCGAGATCCTGCGTGCCGTCATCCGCCATCGCACCACGGTGGCGGCGGCGGACGAACTGGCGCTGTCGCAGCCCGCGGTCAGCAACGCGCTGAAGACGATGGAGACGCAGGCGGGCTTTGCGCTGTTCGAGCGCGTCAACAACCGGCTGTTTCCGACCGCGGAGGCGATGGCGCTCTACAAGGAGAGCGAAGCGATCTTCGCGCTGCACGCCAAGCTCGAGAACCGCGTCCGCGATCTGCGCGAGAACCGCTCCGGCCATCTCGCTCTCGTCGCGACGCCGCCGCTGGCCTACAGCATCATCCCGTCGGCGCTCTCGAGCTTCCTTCGCCGCCGCCCGGAGACGCGCGTGTTCTTCGACGTGCGGCGCTATGAAGGCATCATCGAAGGCGTGCTCAGCCGCGTCGCCGAGCTCGGCTTCGCGCTCGGGCTGACGCATCATCCCGGCATCGCGCATGAGGTGGTGCATACCGGTGAGATGGTCTGCGTGCTGCCGCCGCGGCATCCGCTTGCCGACAAGCCGGTGATCTCGGCCGCCGATCTGTCCGGCATGCCCTTCATCGGGCTCGAGCGCGGCACGCGGCTCGGTGAGGCCGTGCGCGACAGCTTTGCCCGCGCCGGCGCGCCGTTCCAGCCGACCGTCGAGGTGCGCTACTGCAACACGGCCTGCGTGCTCGCCGCCGCCGGCGTCGGCGCCGCCGTGGTCGATCCGTTCTCGCCGCGGCAGAACGGCGGCAGCGGCCTCGTGGTGCGGCCGTTCACGCCCACGACGCATGCGGTGGCCTATATGCTATGGTCGGAAGCCGAACCGCTGTCGCGCCTTGCCAAGGCGTTTCTCAACGAGGTCCGGAAAGAGAGCGCACTGCTGGAGCGCACAGCGCCACACCAGCAACATGGGGCAGAAAGCGACTGA
- a CDS encoding amino acid ABC transporter permease, translated as MKPVPALAEGFPDLSGMRIAREPHWFRWLSAALIVLVLAAIVRAFAGGQIEWSYVSRFLTAKVILEGIVNTMVMAVLAMALGIVLGVVVAVMRLSPNPVLKTVAAGYTWLFRGTPLILQLLLWFNLALVFPTIGIPGLWSARAVDVMTPFLAALLGLGINQGAYTSEVMRAGMLSVDIGQYEAAQAIGMGRLRALRRIILPQAMRVVIPPLGNEFIGMVKATSLASVIQYPELLHNAENIYYANSRVIELLIVAGLWYLLVVSILTPLQMLLERRFARGTLRLAR; from the coding sequence ATGAAGCCGGTGCCGGCACTCGCGGAGGGTTTCCCTGATTTGTCGGGGATGCGGATCGCGCGCGAGCCGCATTGGTTTCGCTGGCTCAGCGCGGCCCTGATCGTCCTCGTGCTGGCGGCGATCGTGCGCGCCTTCGCTGGCGGTCAGATCGAATGGTCCTATGTCAGCCGCTTCCTGACCGCAAAAGTCATCCTCGAGGGCATCGTCAACACGATGGTGATGGCAGTGCTGGCCATGGCGCTCGGCATTGTCCTCGGCGTCGTCGTCGCGGTCATGCGGCTGTCGCCGAATCCGGTGCTGAAGACGGTCGCGGCCGGCTATACTTGGCTGTTCCGCGGTACGCCGCTGATCCTGCAGCTGCTGTTGTGGTTCAACCTCGCGCTGGTGTTTCCGACCATCGGCATTCCCGGCCTGTGGTCTGCGCGCGCGGTCGACGTCATGACGCCGTTCCTCGCCGCGCTTCTCGGGCTCGGCATCAACCAGGGCGCCTATACGTCCGAGGTGATGCGCGCCGGCATGCTGTCGGTCGACATCGGGCAATACGAGGCGGCGCAGGCGATCGGCATGGGGCGGCTGCGCGCGCTGCGCCGGATCATCCTGCCGCAGGCGATGCGGGTGGTGATCCCGCCGCTCGGCAACGAGTTCATCGGCATGGTGAAGGCGACCTCGCTCGCGAGCGTCATCCAGTATCCGGAACTGCTGCACAACGCCGAAAACATCTACTACGCCAATTCGCGCGTGATCGAGCTGCTAATCGTTGCCGGGCTCTGGTACCTGCTCGTGGTCTCGATCCTGACGCCGCTCCAGATGCTGCTCGAACGCCGTTTTGCCCGCGGCACATTGCGGCTCGCGCGATGA